ATTAATGTATTTGATTGATTTGGTGCCTACACCAACTAAAGATTGATGAAAACACCATGATAATCaatgttattattgttactttatttcaaaccacacatttcattattcattatatgttattttcaaacaaacatttatgttctaaatttatgatttccacaGTCACGCGTGCGAAAAAAATTGTGATTATCTATTACTAGGAGAGAAGAAGAGAATAGGGTGGGATcgcataaaagaaaatttattgacAATCATTCAGAAAAGATACCAAATGTACTATGCTTGGGTATCAAATATTGTACGTAAAAAAGGGAGGACAAATGCATATAAAAATAGCATTTTTAGCAAGGACGGCCGATTGTGCAGCTTAGTGGTCCGGCATACTTTGTGAGCTCGGGGACCATTTGACCAGGTTTGAAAGGCATCATTTTGTCGGCGCCAAATTGCTTGCTGGCACTTGGATTACCCGATGGTGTAAAAAAGGCACCGTTCTCGAAGTGGTCACCTTGTGATACCCAATTCCAATTCTTCCACTGTCCCGGCTTTAAGAGGCCCCTACAGGTCACTCTTTAGCCCCAAAGCCTGGCGCTGAATACCTATTTCCCTGGCTGATAATTGTAGGGTTACTGGTGCCGCCAATGGCATACAGGAACCAGTGATTGTAGTCATTGTTGACGACATGAATAAAACCAAATCGGCACCTAGGCATCCTCTCTACCAATCCTTTACCGAAGTGGTTCAAAGCAACAGTGACCTGCATCTTCTTGTCGGCACTGTAAGAGTCGCTTGCTCCAAACAACATCACctgtaatttttttcatttcaattgtATTATTTTTGTCAATCAAAAATTCCTCATCGTGCGTAgtttaaaattgaaaggaaagtAAGCTTACATCGTTATGGTCAGTGAAGTGGCAGTTAGAAACGGTAACGGCAGTTGATCCTTGAACGACATCGATAAGGCCATCGGCGCAATGGTGAAGGGCAAGATGGTCAAGCCAAACATTGGTTGATCCGAAAATAGACACCCCGTCTCCGTCGCTGTCACCCCGTAACCCATGGTGGTTTTCACCATCCTTGATCTTGCCACCCTTGGCGGGAATAATGTGATGGATTTGAAGGCCATGGATAATGATATTCTTCACAAATTGGATAGTGATACCAGCACCATTACAAATTTCACATTGGCTCCCCTCGCATCAATGGTCTTATCACTTGTAACAATGAGCTCCTGTTGCAGCTTgatggtcatggaccctttgaaAGTGATCCAAAGTGGTCCAGTTTGGGTGACAGCATGACGCAGAGTTCCAGGCTTGGGGTCAGCAGCATTATCAATAGGGTCAGTGACCACGTAAAACTCACCATCCTTTCCACCGGTAGTACCTCTAGCAAATCCAGGGGCACAGTTGGCCAACTTCTTCCTATTCTTTTCCCAGTCAGGATCACATCGCCAGCAACTGTCAACGTGGTTGGTAACCTCACAGGGACCCTTTTTTGATTCTGCCAACACCCTTTTGGTGATATAAAACTCGAGCATGGTCCTAGAGAAGTGGTCATTGTAATGGCGGACCACCTCCTCCGGGTTGGAGTGATAGGCCTTGTCCAGGTTCTCAATGGCTTCCAATTCTCGTGCCGTCCAGTACTCGTCATACTCAGCGATATGAGCTTCTAGGGTTGGGATTATGACAACAAATAAAAACAGAAAGAAACTATAACTAGAAATACCCATAGTGGTTCTTATTTTAAGTATCAAAGCCTAGCTCTTGGAAACAACTGGTTGGATGCAAACAGGACCCTAATAGGACAGGAGAGACATGctacggcaccaaaaacttgaacTCGAGCATGATTTGCTTGGAACACCATCGTTATGTCACTATTTATAGTACACCGGGATTCATGAAAATTTCCAAATTTACAAAACACACTTGGCTACTAGTGTTTCAAGTGCGTAAAAAATGGTTggattttgtttccttttttttggATAGAAACAGTTGAGGTTTTCTTGCATTTTTTAGACCATTCTAAATGTCTAATttagaaattacaaaaaaaaatctctaaTTATCCTCCAATCCCTTTACTCTTCAACATTTCCAGATGAAACCTCTCTCCTTTCAATTTCAAGATTTTAATCCTTGCACTTggttgatttaaaaaataaaagttcaattgGTAAGAGAGTTTATTTATTTCTCTCAAATCTGAATATGTGATATGAATTGGACTCTAATTTATTACTTGGACCTTTGAATATAAAAGCACTatgtattcaaattttaaaagtctAAAAGAGTACAGAGATTCGAGTGTATATTGAACCTCTGTGGTGATTTTTAATGCATATTTCATTATTGTTACAATCTATACTAACATTTATTGAAGTCCTTAACTAATTCGGTGACATGAGTCGATCGAGCATCGACTCTATTACGGAAATTAGAAATACATTCCTTTCatgtttaaaataagttatattattgaaggttattttaattcttattgttttaaaagaatataaaatatgttGTCGAAGGGATTTGAACCCAAATCAATTATTATGCTAGTAAAACCATAATTTAACACTGTACCAAgacattgattttcttttttgattttcaaatttgttaaGCATACTTTATTATGTCCATCAATTATAAATATCTATACGATTATTTAAGCCATTACTAAGCTGATACCACGCGTCAACTATGAGCAACTCAAAACATAGGTGCTGAATTATTAATCCTATGTCCTCTCGGCTTTGCAAGTTTTTTTCTTCGGTATTTGACTTTATACTGGTAAAAGCAATGTCTTGGGCGGCTCCCCGACCCCCGCTGAGTCTTAAAGAAATCTAACTCATACACCACCTTAAATACATACTTGATGTCTCCATTATAAATGTTGTTCTAGAAAATCAATTTGTTCTTGGTGATGCAAGAACACTGGTGGAATCACAGTTGCGATTGCATTATTACGAATATTACTATATAGGAATGACCATGattcttgtttctttcttttctcactTTGATGTGTTTTGACAAATGACTAATTACCCGAATATGTAAGTCGGGACATGCAAATTTATAGAAACTAAATGTCTcgcattgttaaaatttttaattaattacacaACTTTAGTTCTaaccaaatattttatttcattaatttccaTTCCTGTCATGAAATGATTGGTGACGCATAGCGAATTCTAAACTCACTTTAAACTGAAGGTTTCCACAAATCCAAAAAAACCTTGCAATAGAAATATATACTAGATATGTTAGATTAATGTATTTGATTGATTTGGTGCCTACACCAACTAAAGATTGATGAAAACACCATGATAATCaatgttattattgttactttatttcaaaccacacatttcattattcattatatgttattttcaaacaaacatttatgttctaaatttatgatttccacaGTTACGCGTGCGAAAAAAATTGTGATTATCTATTACTAGGAGAGAAGAAGAGAATAGGGTGGGATCgcataaaagaaaatttactGACAATCATTCAGAAAAGATACCAAATGTACTATGCTTGGGTATCAAATATTGTACGTAAAAAAGGGAGGACATATGCATATAAAAATAGCGTTTTTAGCAAGGACGGCCGATTGTGCAGCTTAGTGGTCCGGCATACTTTGTGAGTTCGGGGACCATTTGACCGGGTTTGAAAGGCATCATTTTGTCGGCACCAAATTGCTTGCTGGCACTTGGATTACCTGATGGTGTAAAAAAGGCACCGTTTTCGAAGTGGTCACCTTGTGATACCCAATTCCAATTCTTCCACTGTCCCGGCTTTAAGAGGCCCCTACAGGTCACCTCTTTAGCCTCAAAGCCTGGCGCTGAATACCTATTTCCCTGGCTGATAATTGTAGGGCTGCTGGTGCCGCCAATGGCATACAGGAACCAGTGATTGTAGTCATTGTTGACGACATGAATAAAACCAAATCGGCACCTAGGCATCCTCTCTACCAATCCTTTACCGAAGTGGTTCAAAGCAACAGTGACCTGCATCTTCTTGTCGGCACTGTAAGAGTCGCTTGCTCCAAACAACATCACctgtaatttttttcatttcaattgtATTATTTTTGTCAATCAAAAAATTCCTTATCGTGCATAGTTTAAAAGTGAAAGGAAAGTAAGCTTACATCGTTATGGTCAGTGAAGTGGCAGTTAGAAACGTTAACAGCAGTTGATCCTTGAACGACATCGATAAGGCCATCGGCGCAATGGTTAAGGGCAAGATGGTCAAGCCAAACGTTGGTTGATCCGAAAATAGACACCCCATCTCCGTCGCTGTCACCCCGTAACCCATGGTGGTTTTCACCATCCTTGATCTTGCCACCGTTGGCGGGAATAATGTGATGGATTTGAAGGCCATAGATAATGATATTCTTCGCAAATTGGATCGTAATACCAGCACCATTACAAATTTCCACATTGGCTCCCCTTCCATCAATGGTCTTATCACTTGTAACAATGAGCTCCTGCTGCAGCTTgatggtcatggaccctttgaaAGTGATCCAAAGTGGTCCTGTTTGGGTTACAGCATGACGCAGAGTTCCAGGCTTGGGGTCAGCAGCATTATCAATAGGGTCAGTGACCACGTAAAACTCACCATCCTTTCCACCGGTAGTACCTCGAGCAAATCCAGGGGCACAATCGGCCAACTTCTTCCTGTTCTTTTCCCAGTCAGGATCACATCTCCAGCAACTGTCAACGTTGTTGGTAACCTCACAGGGACCCTTTTTTTATTCTGCCAACACTTTTTTGGTGATATAAAACTCGAGCATGGTCCTAGAGAAGTGGTCATTGTAATGGCGGACCACCTCCTCCGGGTTGGAGTGATAGGCCTTGTCCAGGTTCTCAATGGCTTCCAATTCTCGTGCTGTCCAGTACTCGTCATACTCAGGGACATGAGCTTCTAGGGTTGGGATTATGACAACAAATAAAAACAGAAAGAAACTATAACTTGAAATACCCATAGTGGTTCTTATTTTAAGTATCAAAGCCTAGCTCTTGGAAACAACTGGTTGGATGCAAACAGGACCCTAATAGGACAAGAGAGACAAGctacggcaccaaaaacttgaacTCGAGCATGATTTGATTGGAACACAATCATTATGTCACTATTTATAGTACACCGAGATTCATGAAAATTACCAAATTTACAAAACACACTTGGCTACTAGTGTTTCAATTGCGTAAAAAATGGTTggattttgtttccttttttttggATAGAAACAGTGGAGGTTTTCTTGCATTTTTTAGACCGTTATAAACGtctaatttcaaaaattacaaaaaaaaattctctaatTTTCCTCCACTCCCTTTACTCTTCAACATTTCCAAATGAAACCTCTCTCCTTTCAATTTCAAGATTTTAATCCTTCCACTTGgctgatttaaaaaataaaagttcaattgGTAAGAGAGCTTATTGATTTCTATTAAATCTAAATATGTGATATGAATTGGACTCTAATTTATTACTTGGACCTTGGAATATAAAAGTACTatgtattcaaattttaaaagtcCAAAAGAGTACAGAGATTCAAGTGGATATTGAACCTCTGTGGTGATTTTTAATGCATATTTCATTATTGTTACAATCTATACTAGCTTTTATTGAAGTCCTTAACAAATTCGGTGACACGAGTCGATCGAGCATCGACTCTATTACGGAAATGAGAAATACTTTCCTTACATGTTTAATATAAGTTATATTATTGAAGGTTATTTTAATTCTTATtgttttaaaagaatataaaatatgttatcaAAGGGATTTGAACCCACATCAATTATTATGCAAGTATAACCTTAAATTTAACAATGTACCAAAACGTTGATTTTCTTTTATGAATTTCAATTTTGTTACGCATACTTTATTGCCTCCATAAATTATAAATATCTATACGATTTGTTCAGGCCTTACTAAGCTGATACGACGCGTCAACTAAGGAGCAACTCAAAACATAGATACCGAATTATTAATCCTATGTCCTCTCGGCTTTGCAAGTTTTTTTGCTTAGATATTTGACTTTATACTGGTAAAAATAATGTCTTCGATGGCTCCTCGACCCTCGCCGAGTCTTAAAGAAATCTAACTCATACACCACCTTAAATGCATACTTGATGTCTCCATTATCAATGTTGTTctaaaaaatcaatttagttcTTGGCAATGCAAGAACACCTGGTGGAATCACCGTTGCGATTGCATTATTAAGAATATTACTATATGAGGAACTCTCATGattcttgtttctttcttttctcactTTGATGTGTTTTGACAAATGACTAAGTACCCGAATATGTAAGTTGGGACATGCAAATTTTATAGAAACTAAATGGTCTCGCGattgttaaaatttttgattCATTACGTAACTTTAGTTCTaaccaaatattttatttcattaatttccaTTCCTATCATGAAATGATTGGTGACACATAGCGAATTCTAAACTCACTTAAAATTGAAGGTTTCCATAAATCCAAAAAAACCCTGCAATAGAATATATATACTAGATATATtaaattaatgtatttgattgaTTTGGTGCCTACACCAACTAAAGACTGATGAAACCAGCATGATAatcattgttattattgttacttTGTTTGAAACCACACATTTCATTATtcattatttgttattttcaaacaaacatttatgttttaaatttttgatttcCACAGATACGCCtgtgaaaaaaattgtaattatctATTAGTAGGAGAGAAGAAGAGAATAGGGAGGAATCgcataaaagaaaatttactGACAATCATTCAGAAAAGATACCAAATGTACTATGCTTGGGTATCAAATATTGTACGTAAAAAAGGGAGGACACTTGCATATAAAAATAGAGTTTTTAGTAAGGACGGCCGATTGAGCAGCTGAGTGGTCCGGCATACTTTGTGAGTTCGGGGACCATTTGACCGGGTTTGAAAGGCATCATTTTGTCGGCACCAAACCGCTTGCTGGCACTTGGATTACCGGATGGTGTAAAAAAGGCACCACTCTCGAAGTGGTCACCTTGTGATACCCAATTCCAATTCTTCCACTGTGCCGGCTTTAAGAGGCCTCTACAGGTCACCTCTTTAGCCCCAAAGCCTGGCGCTGAATACCTATTTCCCTGGCTGATAATTGTAGGGTTgttggtgccgccaatggcatACAGGAACCAATGATTGTAGTCATTGTTGACGACATGAATAAAACCAAATCGGCACCTAGGCATCCTCTCCACCAATCCTTTACCAAAGTGGTTCAAAGCAACAGTGACCTGCATCTTCTTGTCGGCACTGTAAGAGTCGCTTGCTCCAAACAAGATCACCAGtaattttttcatttcaattttattattttttcaattaaaaaattccTCATCGTGCCTAGTTTAAAATATAAAGGAAAGTAAGCTTACATTGTTGTGGTCAGTGAAGTGGCAGTTAGAAATGGTAACATCAGTTGATCTTTAAACGACATCGATAAGGCCATCAGCGCAATGGTGAAGGGAAAGATGGTCGAGCCAAACATTGGTTGCTCCAAAAAGAGGGACCCCATCTCCGTCGCTGTCACCCCGTAACCCATGGTGGTTTTCACCATCCTTGATCTAGCCACCCTTGGCAGGAATAATGTGATGGATTTGAAGGCCATGGATAATGATATTCTTCGCAAATTGGATAGTGATACCAGCGCCATTACAAACTTCCACATTGGCTCCCCTCGCATCAATGGTCTTATCACTTGTAACAATGAGCTTCTGTTGCAGCTTgatggtcatggaccctttgaaAGTCATCCAATGTGGTCCCGCTTGGGTGGCAGCATGACGCAGAGTTCCAGGCTTGGGGTCAGCAGCATTATCAATAAGGTCAGTGACCACGTAAAACTCACCATCCTTTCCACTGGTATTTCCTCGAGCAAATCCAGGGGCACAGTGGGCCAACTTCTTCCTGTTCTTTTCCCAGTCAGGATCACATCTCCAGCAACTGTCAACGTGGTTGGTAAACCTCACAGGGACCCTTTTTCGATTATGCCAACACCCTTTTGGTGATATAAAACTCGAGCATGGACCTAGAGAAGTGGTCATTGTAATGGCGGACCACCTCCTCCAGGTTGGAGTGATAGGCCTTGTCCAGGTTCTCAATGGCTTCCAATTCTCATGCCGTCCAGTACTCGTCATACTCAGTGATATGAGCTTCTAGGGTTGGGAttatgaaaacaaataaaaacagaAAGAAACTATAACTATAACTAGAAATACCCATAGTGGTTCTTATTTTAAATATCAAAGCCTAGCTCTTGGAAACAACTGGTTGGATGCAAGCAGGACCTTAATAGGATAGGAGAGACAAGCTACGGCTCTAAAAACTTGAACTCGAGTTTAATTTGCAGGGAACACCATCATTATGTCGCTATTTATAGTACACCGGGATGGATGAAATTTACCAAATTTAGAAAACACACTTGGCTACTAGTGTTTCAAGTGCGAAAAAAATGTTcaggttttgttttctttttttttgatagAAACAGTTCAGGTTTTCTTGCAATTTTTACGCCATTCCAAACGTCTAATTTTAGAAATTACAAAAAACACATTCTTTAATTATCGTCCAATCCCTTTACTCTTCAACATTTCCAGATGAAACCTCTCTGCTTTCAATTTCAAgattttagtccttcaacttggctgatttaaaaaataaaagttcaattgGTAAGAGAGTTTATTGATTTCTCTTAAATCTAAATATTTGATATGAATTGGACTCTAACTTTTTACTTGGACCTTTGAATATAAAAGTACTAagtattcaaattttaaaagtctAAAAGAGTACTAAGATTGAAGGGGAAATTGAACCTTTGTGGTGATTTTTAATGCATATTTCATTATCGTTAACATCTACACTAAGTTTTATAGAAGTCCTTAACTAATTTGGTGACATGAGTCGATCAAGCACCGACTCCTTTATGgaaattagaaatatttttctttcctgtttaaaataagttatattgttGAAGGCTATTTTAGTTCTTATTATATTAAAGGAATATAAAATATGTTGTCGTAGGGATTTGAATCCACATCAATTAGTAGTTTAGTAAAGCCTTAAATTTCTCACTGTTCCAAAACATTAATATTCTATTATGAATTTCAATTTTGTTACGCATACTTTATTACCTACATCAATTATAAACATATTACCTACAtcaattataaacatatatacaattattTAAGCCCTTGAATAGGTTGATACCAAGCTTCAACTAAGGATCAACTCAAAACATAGATGTTGAATTATTAGTCCTATGTCCTCTCGGCTTTGCAAGTTTTTTTACTTCAGTGTTTGACTCTATACCGGTAAAAGCAACGTCATTTGTGGGAGCTCAAACCTATCAAGTGAACTTCTTTAAAAAGATCTTTTAAAAGTATTAGGGCCCCTGGACGGCTCCTCGACCCTCGCTGAGCCTTAAAGAAATCAAACTCATATACCACCTTAAAAGTATAATTGATGTCTCCATTATATGTTGTAGTAAAAAATCAACTTAGTTCATGGTGATGTAAGAACACCGAGAGGAATCGCCATTGCAATTGCATTAGTAGGAATATTACTATATGAGGAACACTTATgattcttctttctttcttttctcaatTTGATGTGTTTTGAAAAATGATTGAGTACCCGAATATGTAAGTTGGGACATACAAAATTTATAGAAAGTAAATGGTCTCGcgattgttaaaatttttaattaattacgcAAATTTTAGATCTAaccaaatatttaatttcattaatttccaTACCTATCATAAAATGATTGGTGACACATAGCAAATTCTAAACTCACTTAAAACTGAAGGTCTCCACAAATCCAACAACACCTTGCAATAGAATATATATACTAGATATGTTAGATTAATGTATTTGATCTATTTGGTGTCTACACCAACTAAAGATTGATGAAAACACCATGATTATCAATGTTATTATTGTAACTTTGTTTCAAACCACACATTTCATTATTCTTTATATGTTAATTTCAAACAAACatttatattctaaatttatgatttccacaGATACACGAGTGAGAAAAATTCTAATTATCTATTAGTAGGAGAGAAGAAGAGAATAGAGTGGAATCgcataaaagaaaatttactaACAATCATTCAGAAAAAATCCCAAATGTACTATGCTTGGGTATCAAATATTGTACGTAAAAAAGGGAGGACACATGCATATAAAAATAGTGTTTTTAGCAAGGATAGCCGATTAAGCAGCTGAGTGGTCTGGCATATTTTGTGAGTTCAAGGACCATTTAACCGGGTTTGAAAGGCATCATTTTGTTAGCACCAAATTGCTTGTTGGCACTTGGATTACCGGATGGCGTAAAAAAGGCACCATTCTCGAAGTGGTCCCCTTGTGATACCCAGTTCGAATTCTTCCACTGTGCCGGCTTTAAGAGGCCCCTATAGGTCACCTCCTTAGCCCCAAAGCCTGGTGCTGAATACCTATTTCCCTGGCATATAATTATAGGGttattggtgccgccaatggcatATAGGAACCAGTGATTGTAGTCGTTGTTGACGACATGAATAAAACCAAATCGGTACCTAGGCATCCTCTCTACCAATCCTTTACCGAAGTGGTTCAAAGCAACAGTGACTTGCATCTTCTTGTCGGCACTGTAAGAGTCGCTCGCTCCGAACAGCATCAcctgtaatttttttttcatttcaattgtattattttagttaatcAAAAAATTCGTCATCGTGCGTAgtttaaaattgaaaggaaagtAAGCTTACATCGTTGTGGTAAGTGAAGTGGCAGTTAGAAATGGTAACAGCAGTTGATCCTTGAACGACATCGATAAGGCCATCAGCGCAATGGTGAAGGGAAAGATGGTCGAGCCAAACATTGGTTGCTCCAAAAAGAGAGACCCCAT
The genomic region above belongs to Gossypium hirsutum isolate 1008001.06 chromosome D05, Gossypium_hirsutum_v2.1, whole genome shotgun sequence and contains:
- the LOC107939968 gene encoding pectate lyase isoform X1 produces the protein MRGEPMWKFVMALVSLSNLRRISLSMAFKSITLFLPRVARSRMVKTTMGYGVTATEMGSLFLEQPMFGSTIFPFTIALMALSMSFKDQLMLPFLTATSLTTTIDSYSADKKMQVTVALNHFGKGLVERMPRCRFGFIHVVNNDYNHWFLYAIGGTNNPTIISQGNRYSAPGFGAKEVTCRGLLKPAQWKNWNWVSQGDHFESGAFFTPSGNPSASKRFGADKMMPFKPGQMVPELTKYAGPLSCSIGRPY
- the LOC107939968 gene encoding pectate lyase isoform X2, giving the protein MRGEPMWKFVMALVSLSNLRRISLSMAFKSITLFLPRVARSRMVKTTMGYGVTATEMGSLFLEQPMFGSTIFPFTIALMALSMSFKDQLMLPFLTATSLTTTIADKKMQVTVALNHFGKGLVERMPRCRFGFIHVVNNDYNHWFLYAIGGTNNPTIISQGNRYSAPGFGAKEVTCRGLLKPAQWKNWNWVSQGDHFESGAFFTPSGNPSASKRFGADKMMPFKPGQMVPELTKYAGPLSCSIGRPY
- the LOC107939975 gene encoding pectate lyase-like translates to MLFGASDSYSADKKMQVTVALNHFGKGLVERMPRYRFGFIHVVNNDYNHWFLYAIGGTNNPIIICQGNRYSAPGFGAKEVTYRGLLKPAQWKNSNWVSQGDHFENGAFFTPSGNPSANKQFGANKMMPFKPG